The genome window CCCCTCCGATTATGTGAACAACCCGGCGATCATCGCCCGCCACAACCGGATGGTGTCTGTCAACATGGTCATGGAAATGGATTTAACCGGCCAGGCGGCGGTGGATGCCCTGCCCCACAACTATTTTGCCGGGGTTTCCAGCATGCTTGATTTTATCAGGGGCACCGACGCCTCTCCGGAGGGCAAATCAATTCTGCTCATTCCCTCGACCTCCATTGACGGGAGCATCAGCCGCATCGTGTCCACCCTGGAAAGCGGCGCGGTAGTGGTCCCCCGAAGCGATGTCTCCTACGTGGTCAGCGAATACGGCGCGGTCAACCTCTTTGGCAAAAACCTTCAGGAGCGGGCCACAGCCATGATCAGTCTGGCCCATCCGGATTACCGGGATGAGCTTTTTCAAAAAGCCCGGGATCTTGGCCTGATGAGCCCGGGCCGGAAACTCAGCGAATCCCTGCGCAGCGTCTATCCGGTCGGCCTGGAGGAGGTTCGCAAATACGACGGGCAGACTGTAAAGTTCCGGCCGGCCAAGCCCGTGGATACCCGTCGCATTCAGGAGCATTTCTACAGTCTTGACCGGAAAGATGTTGTCGCCCGGTTTTTCTACGAAAAAACGGCCTTTTTAAAAGATGATGTGGAATCCATGGTGGAAACCGATTACATCAAAAATCTGACCATCCTGGCCATTACCGGAGAATTCGGATTCGGCACCGTGATCGGGCTGGGTGCCTATATGCTGGAGCCCAAAAAAAATATCGCTGAAATCGCATTCTCCGTGGCCCGGCCGTGGCAGGGCAAAGGGATCTCCTCGGTCATCCTGAACAAACTGGCTGAAGCGGCGCGGAATAACGGCATCAAGGGGCTTGTGGCCTATACGTCGCCGGAAAACAAGGGCATGATCAAACTGTTTCGGAAACTGCCCTATAAGGTGCATTCATCCCTGGATGACGGGATGATCATATTAACCTGTTATTTTGAAGAGCCCGAAAATAAACAGGCCTCAGAAAAACCCAAATAAGCATGAAGGAGGACGTCCATGACGGAAACGTATGATGCCCACTTGGAGGAATACCAAAAAATCGCATTCATCAATAGCAGGGACCAATACAAGGAGCTCTATGACCGCTCTGTCAAAGACCCTGAGGGATTCTGGGCGGAGCAGGCCCGCAAATACCTGACATGGGACAAGGAATGGGACTTTGTTCTAAAATATGATTTTCATGAGGCCAATATCGAATGGTTCGGCGGCGGCAAGCTCAATGCCTCGGCCAACTGCCTGGACCGGCACATGGATACCTTAAAAGACAAAGTGGCTCTCTACTGGGAGGGGGATAACCCCAATGAATCCAGAGCCTATACCTATGGCGATATTTATCAGCGGGTCAACCGGTTTGCCGGGGTGTTAAAATCCAGGGGGGTCAAAAAAGGGGACCGGGTGATTATC of Desulfobacterales bacterium contains these proteins:
- a CDS encoding GNAT family N-acetyltransferase gives rise to the protein MQTSYWPDEYIEKKRTAEEALSTLRSGQRIFIGSSCGEPQHLVQTLVQSDKMFPDLEIVRLMSIENSPITRLALDSKNENFSIRNIYQGSATAKHLAANRPFITSMHISAVPGLFLKRHLPINAALIQASPPDDFGWMSMGISVDVGIAAARAADTVIVQVNSHMPRVLGHSFIHVNDVDMIVEKDEELLTLDKLPEFETAHSIAKIVANLIEDGSTFQLGLGATPKAILLALSEKNDLGVHTQFIIDGIMDLVSMGVITNRYKGINDGKAVASNAVGSRNLYDFVHDNPAIEFYPSDYVNNPAIIARHNRMVSVNMVMEMDLTGQAAVDALPHNYFAGVSSMLDFIRGTDASPEGKSILLIPSTSIDGSISRIVSTLESGAVVVPRSDVSYVVSEYGAVNLFGKNLQERATAMISLAHPDYRDELFQKARDLGLMSPGRKLSESLRSVYPVGLEEVRKYDGQTVKFRPAKPVDTRRIQEHFYSLDRKDVVARFFYEKTAFLKDDVESMVETDYIKNLTILAITGEFGFGTVIGLGAYMLEPKKNIAEIAFSVARPWQGKGISSVILNKLAEAARNNGIKGLVAYTSPENKGMIKLFRKLPYKVHSSLDDGMIILTCYFEEPENKQASEKPK